One window of the Populus trichocarpa isolate Nisqually-1 chromosome 9, P.trichocarpa_v4.1, whole genome shotgun sequence genome contains the following:
- the LOC18109348 gene encoding putative wall-associated receptor kinase-like 11, giving the protein MSKKNPCSGSGCCQTSIPKGLKSLNITIQSIRNHADVYEFNPCGFAFLEDKDSLDLSDWPLSRTPTDFDTSNVVIEWVAQNETCENAPANKSSYACGINTNCCYSDNGQGYRCACNEGFEGNPYLEKGCQDIDECKYPETYTCYGKCHNTIGDYECKCSLGMHGDGKVGCSGFGIITIIIAVVVGVLLLLIGGWWLYKIMEKRKSIKLKQKFFRQNGGLLLQQQLSSSDQGISKTKVFSSEELETATDGFNVNRILGQGGQGTVYKGMLADGVIVAVKRSTMVSEENLEGFINEVCILSQINQRNIVRILGCCLEAEVPLLVYEFIPNGTLYEYLHRQNEEFPLSWEMRLQIAAETAGALCYLHSAASIPIYHRDIKSTNILLDNKYRAKIADFGTSRSLSVDQTHLTTNVQGTFGYLDPEYFWSSQYTDKSDVYSFGVVLAELLTRQKAILTNESQERKNLAAHFVLLMEENRIFDIVDAQIKEHCPKEDVIGVANIAMRCLNLNGKMRPTMKQVTSELERIIQLSQKKDVQQNNEEADQGITAEVISAWDDASTSITCSSFQVDQALSSSDVEPLVPFKTW; this is encoded by the exons ATGTCAAAGAAGAATCCCTGCTCAGGTTCTGGATGCTGCCAGACCTCGATTCCCAAGGGTCTCAAGTCACTGAATATTACCATTCAGAGCATTCGCAACCACGCGGATGTTTACGAATTTAACCCTTGTGGCTTTGCATTCCTTGAGGACAAAGACTCCCTTGACCTGTCGGATTGGCCACTCTCTCGAACTCCAACAGATTTTGATACATCAAATGTTGTGATCGAATGGGTAGCTCAAAACGAGACATGCGAAAATGCTCCGGCCAATAAGAGTTCGTATGCTTGTGGCATCAATACAAATTGCTGCTACTCCGATAATGGTCAAGGATATCGTTGCGCATGCAATGAAGGGTTCGAAGGAAACCCATATCTTGAAAAAGGATGCCAAG ATATTGATGAGTGCAAGTATCCTGAAACATACACATGTTATGGTAAATGCCACAACACCATTGGGGATTACGAATGTAAATGTTCTCTTGGCATGCATGGTGATGGCAAAGTAGGTTGCAGTGGGTTTGGGATCATCACAATTATTATTGCAG TTGTTGTTGGAGTGTTGTTACTGCTCATTGGTGGTTGGTGGCTGTACAAAATCATGGAGAAAAGGAAGAGCATAAAACTGAAACAGAAGTTTTTCAGACAGAATGGTGGTCTCTTGTTACAGCAACAATTATCCTCAAGTGATCAAGGTATTTCCAAAACCAAAGTATTCAGCTCAGAGGAGTTGGAAACTGCCACAGATGGTTTCAATGTGAACAGGATACTTGGTCAAGGTGGCCAAGGTACCGTGTACAAAGGGATGCTAGCAGATGGAGTAATTGTTGCTGTCAAAAGGTCCACAATGGTGAGTGAAGAAAACCTTGAAGGATTCATCAACGAGGTCTGTATTCTTTCACAAATCAACCAAAGAAATATAGTCAGGATACTTGGTTGCTGTTTGGAGGCAGAAGTTCCTCTTTTAGTTTATGAATTTATTCCTAATGGAACTCTTTACGAGTATCTCCATCGCCAAAATGAGGAGTTCCCTTTATCATGGGAAATGAGATTACAGATTGCTGCTGAAACTGCCGGAGCACTTTGCTATCTTCACTCAGCAGCTTCCATTCCAATTTATCATCGAGATATAAAGTCCACCAACATACTCTTAGATAACAAGTATCGCGCAAAGATTGCCGATTTCGGGACTTCAAGATCACTCTCCGTTGATCAAACTCATTTGACGACTAATGTGCAAGGCACCTTTGGTTACTTGGACCCAGAATACTTTTGGTCCAGTCAGTATACAGATAAGAGTGATGTCTATAGTTTTGGAGTAGTTCTTGCTGAGCTCTTAACTAGACAAAAAGCAATTCTTACAAACGAGTCACAAGAACGCAAAAACTTGGCTGCacattttgttcttttgatggaAGAGAACagaatttttgatattgttgatgCTCAAATTAAGGAGCACTGCCCCAAGGAGGATGTCATCGGTGTAGCTAATATTGCAATGAGATGCTTGAATTTGAACGGAAAAATGCGACCGACAATGAAACAAGTCACATCAGAGTTGGAGAGGATCATTCAATTGTCACAAAAGAAGGACGTTCAACAAAATAACGAAGAAGCTGATCAGGGCATCACGGCTGAAGTAATCAGTGCGTGGGATGATGCTTCTACATCAATTACTTGCAGCAGTTTTCAAGTTGATCAAGCTCTATCATCATCTGATGTCGAACCTTTGGTCCCTTTCAAGACTTGGTGA
- the LOC7460097 gene encoding T-complex protein 1 subunit eta has product MAAMMQPQIILLKEGTDTSQGKAQLLSNINACTAVADVVRTTLGPRGMDKLIHDDKGNVTISNDGATIMKLLDIIHPAAKILVDIAKSQDSEVGDGTTTVVLLAGEFLKEAKPFVEDGVHPQNLIRSYRTACNLAIEKVKELASSIEGKSLEEKKSLLAKCAATTLSSKLIGGEKEFFASMVVDSVIAIGNDDRLNMIGIKKVPGGNMRDSFLVNGVAFKKTFSYAGFEQQPKKFVNPKILLLNIELELKSEKENAEIRLSDPSQYQSIVDAEWNIIYDKLDKCAQSGAKIVLSRLAIGDLATQYFADRDIFCAGRVSEEDLQRVAAATGGTVQTTINNVIDEVLGTCEIFEEKQVGNERFNIFNGCPSGTTATIVLRGGADQFIEEAERSLHDAIMIVRRAMKNSTVVAGGGAIDMEISRYLRQHARTIAGKSQLFINSYAKALEVIPRQLCDNAGFDATDVLNKLRQKHALPSGEGAPYGVDINTGGIADSFANFVWEPAVVKINAINAATEAACLILSVDETVKNPKSESAQGEAAAGAMGGRGGGGFRGRGRGMRRR; this is encoded by the exons ATGGCAGCCATGATG CAACCGCAGATCATACTACTGAAAGAAGGAACCGACACGTCGCAAGGCAAAGCGCAGTTACTAAGCAACATAAACGCGTGCACGGCGGTGGCGGATGTGGTGAGGACGACGCTAGGACCTCGTGGTATGGATAAATTGATCCATGACGATAAAGGAAATGTCACCATTTCTAATGACGGCGCTACTATTATGAAATTGCTCGATATTATTCATCCTGCCGCCAAGATCCTTGTTGATATCGCCAAGTCTCAGGATTCTGAg GTTGGTGATGGTACTACTACCGTAGTTCTACTTGCAGGGGAGTTTTTGAAAGAGGCTAAACCTTTTGTAGAGGACGGGGTCCACCCACAAAATTTAATACGGAGTTATCGAACTGCGTGCAATTTG GCAATTGAGAAGGTCAAAGAACTAGCTTCTAGTATAGAAGGAAAAAGTctagaagagaagaagagcTTATTGGCTAAATGTGCTGCTACAACATTATCGTCAAAACTTATTGGTGGTGAGAAGGAGTTCTTTGCATCAATGGTTGTGGATTCTGTGATTGCGATCGGGAATGATGATAGGCTAAATATGATTGGAATAAAGAAG GTCCCAGGTGGTAATATGCGAGATTCATTTCTGGTGAATGGTGTTGCCTTTAAAAAGACGTTTTCTTATGCGGGGTTTGAACAACAACCAAAGAAGTTTGTAAATCCTAAGATACTCTTACTCAACATTGAGTTGGAGCTAAAATCTGAGAAAGAAAATGCAGAGATAAG GCTGTCAGATCCATCTCAGTATCAGTCCATTGTTGATGCAGAATGGAATATAATATATGATAAGTTGGATAAATGTGCACAGAGTGGGGCAAAAATTGTTCTTTCACGACTTGCAATTGGTGATCTTGCAACACAG TATTTTGCTGATCGAGATATTTTCTGTGCTGGTCGTGTAAGTGAAGAAGATCTGCAAAGAGTTGCTGCTGCAACTGGTGGAACTGTACAAACAACTATCAACAACGTAATTGATGAG GTTCTTGGGACTTGTGAGATTTTCGAGGAAAAGCAAGTTGGAAATGAGaggtttaatattttcaatggATGCCCTTCTGGAACTACAGCCACTATTGTTCTTCGTGGTGGAGCAGATCAG TTCATTGAAGAGGCTGAACGAAGTCTACATGATGCAATCATGATAGTTAGAAGAGCTATGAAGAACTCAACCGTAGTTGCTGGTGGTGGTGCTATAGAT ATGGAAATAAGTCGGTACTTGAGGCAGCATGCTCGCACAATAGCTGGGAAGTCTCAGCTGTTTATCAACTCTTATGCAAAAGCCCTCGAG GTTATCCCACGACAACTATGTGATAATGCTGGGTTCGATGCAACTGATGTGCTGAACAAATTAAGACAGAAACATGCACTTCCATCTG GTGAGGGTGCACCATATGGAGTGGATATCAACACCGGTGGAATTGCAGATTCTTTTGCAAACTTTGTTTGGGAGCCGGCAGTTGTAAAG ATCAATGCTATCAATGCTGCTACTGAGGCAGCTTGTCTGATCTTAAGTGTGGACGAGACAGTAAAGAATCCCAAG TCTGAAAGCGCTCAGGGAGAAGCAGCTGCAGGTGCTATGGGTGGACGTGGAGGAGGTGGTTTCCGTGGTCGTGGACGTGGGATGCGAAGACGATGA